The Pannonibacter sp. XCT-53 genome includes a region encoding these proteins:
- a CDS encoding cupin domain-containing protein, producing the protein MTIAENGSFSFAASDQTDPNGTIRIVSEPPAFAYAALTKTSLRSAPIRKDWIIDGTPQARLDSLSMGTNGWSSTDHWDCTAGRFHWHFFWDETVLFLEGEVHITDDRGNTYVGRPGVSMMFPVGTHAIWHVPVYVRKIAFNRRPIPWAVSMAMKVDARLKRLFQRSDSKPFAG; encoded by the coding sequence ATGACGATTGCTGAAAACGGCAGCTTCAGCTTTGCTGCCAGTGACCAGACAGACCCGAATGGCACGATCAGGATCGTTTCGGAGCCGCCCGCCTTTGCCTATGCCGCCCTGACCAAGACCTCGCTGCGCAGCGCGCCCATTCGCAAGGACTGGATCATCGACGGCACCCCGCAGGCCCGGCTGGACAGTCTGTCGATGGGGACCAACGGCTGGTCCTCGACCGATCACTGGGATTGCACCGCCGGCCGGTTCCACTGGCATTTCTTCTGGGACGAGACGGTCCTGTTCCTCGAAGGCGAGGTCCATATCACCGACGACAGGGGCAACACCTATGTCGGCCGGCCGGGCGTGAGCATGATGTTCCCGGTCGGCACCCACGCGATCTGGCATGTGCCGGTCTATGTGCGCAAGATCGCCTTCAACCGCCGCCCGATCCCCTGGGCCGTGTCGATGGCGATGAAGGTCGATGCAAGGCTGAAGCGGTTGTTCCAGCGGAGCGACAGCAAGCCATTTGCCGGCTAA
- a CDS encoding disulfide bond formation protein B — translation MSAFGTRSSRLALLANSVVLVGGGAAIAAAWGFQLIGGYSPCKLCLEQRIPYYIGLPLALVALAALLTRRHGAAALLLLLVAAVFAYGAGLGVYQAGAEWQFWAGPSDCGGGSGAPASAATMLHALQTTRVVSCTEASWRLLGLSFAGWNVVASGGVALLALAAALFARTARKGS, via the coding sequence ATGTCCGCGTTCGGCACCCGCTCGTCCCGCCTCGCCCTGCTTGCGAACAGCGTGGTGCTGGTGGGCGGGGGCGCCGCGATCGCCGCGGCATGGGGCTTCCAGCTCATCGGCGGCTACAGCCCCTGCAAGCTCTGCCTCGAGCAGCGCATCCCCTATTACATCGGCCTGCCACTGGCCCTGGTGGCGCTCGCGGCGCTGCTGACCCGGCGCCATGGAGCGGCGGCGCTCCTGCTCCTGCTCGTGGCGGCGGTGTTTGCCTATGGTGCGGGCCTCGGCGTCTATCAGGCCGGGGCGGAGTGGCAGTTCTGGGCCGGACCGAGCGATTGCGGTGGCGGTTCCGGGGCTCCGGCCTCGGCGGCCACCATGCTGCACGCGCTCCAGACGACCCGGGTGGTGTCCTGCACCGAGGCCAGCTGGCGGCTGCTCGGCCTGTCCTTTGCCGGCTGGAACGTCGTTGCCTCCGGGGGTGTTGCGCTTCTGGCCCTGGCTGCGGCACTCTTTGCCCGCACGGCGCGGAAGGGAAGCTGA
- the phnH gene encoding phosphonate C-P lyase system protein PhnH, with translation MTARPLSVTATLSPGFTDPVHQGQQVFRAVMMALARPGRPTALETFALKPPAPLTPALAAMALALADYDTPLWLDPALARTDAVGQFLKFHTGAPVVTSPLEATFALISDARTLPALSGFALGTLEYPDRSTTLLIGVDSFTGGKAVTLTGPGIETTQPLRISPVPVTFWDQAEDNTRLFPRGVDMVFAAGNEIVGLPRSTTITRSEA, from the coding sequence ATGACTGCCCGCCCGCTCTCCGTCACCGCCACGCTCAGCCCGGGTTTCACCGATCCGGTGCATCAGGGCCAGCAGGTCTTCCGCGCCGTGATGATGGCGCTGGCCCGGCCGGGCCGCCCGACGGCACTTGAGACCTTTGCGCTCAAGCCACCCGCCCCGCTGACCCCGGCACTCGCCGCCATGGCCCTCGCCCTGGCCGACTATGACACGCCGCTGTGGCTTGATCCGGCGCTGGCCCGGACAGATGCCGTCGGCCAGTTCCTGAAGTTCCACACCGGCGCGCCGGTCGTGACCTCCCCGCTGGAGGCGACCTTTGCCCTGATCAGCGACGCCCGGACGCTGCCGGCCCTGTCGGGCTTCGCGCTTGGCACGCTGGAATATCCGGATCGCTCGACAACGCTGCTGATCGGCGTCGACAGCTTCACGGGCGGCAAGGCCGTGACCCTGACCGGTCCGGGCATCGAGACGACGCAGCCGCTGCGCATCTCGCCCGTGCCCGTCACCTTCTGGGACCAGGCTGAGGACAACACCCGCCTGTTCCCGCGCGGAGTCGACATGGTCTTTGCCGCTGGCAACGAGATCGTCGGCCTGCCCCGTTCCACCACCATCACCCGGTCGGAGGCCTGA
- a CDS encoding YqaA family protein — protein sequence MLRRLYDWTLSLASGPRAPSALGTVSFIESSFFPIPPDLLLIPMVIAKREKAWWYAFLCTVTSVLGGVAGYFIGAFLFEQIARPILDFYGYMDKFDEFSAVFNEWGWWFVFFAGLTPFPYKVITISAGATGLSMPVFLAASIISRGMRFFMVAGLLYFFGPAIRDFIEKRLGLVFTVFVVLLFGGFALIKFI from the coding sequence ATGCTGAGACGACTTTACGACTGGACCCTGTCCCTTGCCTCCGGACCGCGCGCGCCCTCTGCGCTCGGAACTGTCTCCTTCATCGAAAGCTCCTTCTTTCCGATCCCGCCGGATCTTCTTCTGATCCCCATGGTCATCGCCAAGCGCGAGAAGGCCTGGTGGTATGCCTTTCTCTGCACCGTGACCTCGGTGCTGGGCGGTGTGGCCGGCTATTTCATCGGTGCCTTCCTGTTCGAGCAGATCGCCCGGCCGATCCTCGACTTCTACGGCTACATGGACAAGTTCGACGAGTTCAGCGCCGTCTTCAACGAATGGGGCTGGTGGTTCGTCTTCTTCGCCGGCCTGACGCCCTTCCCCTACAAGGTGATCACCATCTCGGCCGGGGCCACCGGGCTGTCGATGCCCGTCTTCCTCGCGGCCAGCATCATCTCGCGCGGCATGCGCTTCTTCATGGTGGCGGGCCTGCTCTACTTCTTCGGGCCGGCGATCCGCGACTTCATCGAGAAGCGGCTTGGCCTTGTTTTCACCGTCTTCGTCGTGCTCCTCTTCGGCGGCTTCGCGCTGATCAAGTTCATCTGA
- the phnF gene encoding phosphonate metabolism transcriptional regulator PhnF: MTQRVIIDRGAGIAVWRQIAEWVRAEVASGTFEQGSRLPTETEIAERFGVNRHTVRRAIAALTAEGILRADQGRGTFVTAQPVSYPITARTRFSEIITSQSREPGGSLIGSAVEEADALLAGWLEVPVGTLLLRLDTLSVVDGVPLMVGAAWVEQARFPNLLRDYAETNSLTAALKRGGVEDYTRKETRISAELVDADDARLLEVALGTPVLIMESVNLDPDGRRIQYGRARVAAERIQIVVPN, from the coding sequence ATGACGCAGCGAGTGATCATCGACCGGGGCGCCGGCATAGCCGTCTGGCGGCAGATTGCGGAGTGGGTGCGCGCCGAAGTGGCGTCGGGCACCTTCGAACAGGGCAGCCGGCTGCCCACCGAAACGGAGATCGCCGAACGCTTCGGGGTCAACCGCCACACGGTCCGGCGGGCCATTGCGGCGCTGACGGCGGAGGGCATCCTGCGGGCCGACCAGGGGCGCGGGACCTTCGTCACGGCCCAGCCGGTCTCCTATCCCATCACGGCGCGGACCCGGTTTTCCGAAATCATCACCAGCCAGTCGCGCGAGCCCGGTGGCAGCCTGATCGGCTCGGCCGTCGAGGAGGCAGATGCGTTGCTGGCCGGATGGCTGGAGGTTCCGGTCGGAACCCTCCTGCTGCGCCTCGACACGCTGAGTGTCGTCGACGGCGTGCCGCTCATGGTCGGCGCGGCCTGGGTGGAGCAGGCCCGGTTCCCGAACCTGCTGCGCGACTATGCCGAGACCAATTCTCTGACGGCGGCGCTGAAGCGTGGCGGTGTCGAGGATTACACGCGCAAGGAAACGCGGATCAGCGCCGAGCTGGTCGACGCCGACGACGCCCGCCTGCTCGAGGTGGCCCTCGGCACGCCGGTGCTGATCATGGAAAGCGTCAATCTCGATCCGGACGGCCGGCGCATCCAGTATGGCCGCGCCCGGGTTGCGGCCGAACGCATCCAGATCGTCGTGCCCAACTGA
- a CDS encoding CYTH and CHAD domain-containing protein — MGTTHREIELKLELTPGTAEALAGLGVPEGFGRGKARTQRLRSIYFDTPDTALARARIAARVRLKGKTWIQTVKLPGDPAGSGLHTPREYEVKVPSAEFSLDAVPDEDVRAEIAAALGGQSLAPRFETVIERSQRDITAPDGSLVEVALDIGEIVAGPRRQPLQELELELKSGQIEGLYAIARALVGPLPFRFSALSKAERGDRLARGEDGVPAAHPALAEPVDLSSGLTAERAYHAILRSCSHQIAENRMACLAGDDPEGPHQLRVGLRRLRTALRLFRPLVNPRSTGALDAAAQRLALGIGRLRDLDVLSADIVAPLLAIAPERVDLARLDRHLDGLRAQRRQDVQALLVSQTVNDLLFDLASYTETRGWLSSEDIEQSERLAVPVAEFARSALDGQWRRVQKYGNRLDSLTIAERHDMRKALKKFRYGLEFFAGLTPKGERKSYLKRLKSLQDVFGYLNDVAMAEMLLDLPLPDGTAATDLAQAAGFVIGWHEAEARHAWQHAQDSWDEASRAPKYWR, encoded by the coding sequence ATGGGGACGACACACAGGGAAATCGAGCTCAAGCTCGAACTGACACCGGGCACCGCCGAAGCTCTTGCTGGCCTCGGCGTTCCTGAAGGTTTTGGCCGGGGCAAGGCGCGCACGCAGCGCCTGCGCTCGATCTACTTCGACACGCCCGACACGGCGCTGGCCCGCGCCCGGATCGCCGCGCGCGTCCGCCTCAAGGGCAAGACGTGGATCCAGACCGTGAAACTGCCCGGCGACCCGGCGGGCAGCGGCCTGCACACACCCCGGGAGTACGAGGTCAAGGTCCCCTCGGCAGAGTTTTCGCTGGACGCCGTTCCAGATGAGGACGTTCGCGCGGAAATCGCCGCGGCCCTCGGCGGCCAGAGCCTCGCGCCCCGCTTCGAGACCGTGATCGAACGCAGCCAGCGCGACATCACCGCGCCCGATGGCAGCCTGGTCGAGGTGGCGCTGGACATCGGCGAAATCGTCGCCGGCCCGCGCCGCCAGCCCCTGCAGGAGCTTGAACTGGAGCTGAAATCCGGCCAGATCGAGGGGCTCTATGCCATTGCCCGCGCCCTGGTCGGGCCGCTGCCGTTCCGCTTTTCGGCCCTGAGCAAGGCGGAGCGCGGCGACCGCCTCGCCCGGGGTGAGGATGGCGTGCCGGCAGCCCATCCGGCGCTGGCCGAACCGGTCGACCTCAGCAGCGGCCTGACGGCGGAGCGGGCCTATCACGCGATCCTGCGCTCCTGTTCGCACCAGATTGCCGAGAACCGCATGGCCTGCCTGGCCGGGGATGACCCGGAAGGACCGCATCAGCTTCGGGTTGGCCTGCGCCGGCTGCGAACGGCCTTGCGGCTGTTCCGCCCCCTCGTCAACCCGCGCAGCACCGGTGCTCTCGATGCGGCCGCCCAGCGTCTTGCTCTCGGCATCGGGCGCCTGCGCGACCTGGATGTGCTGTCGGCCGATATCGTCGCGCCGCTGCTCGCCATCGCGCCGGAGCGTGTCGATCTGGCCCGTCTGGACCGGCATCTCGACGGCCTGCGGGCGCAAAGACGGCAGGATGTACAGGCGCTGCTGGTCAGCCAGACCGTCAACGACCTGCTGTTCGACCTGGCCAGCTACACCGAGACGCGCGGCTGGCTGTCGTCCGAGGACATCGAGCAGAGCGAACGGCTCGCCGTACCGGTGGCGGAGTTTGCCCGCTCGGCGCTCGACGGCCAATGGCGCCGGGTGCAGAAGTACGGCAACCGCCTCGACAGCCTGACGATCGCCGAGCGGCACGACATGCGCAAGGCGCTGAAGAAATTCCGCTACGGCCTCGAGTTCTTCGCCGGTCTCACGCCGAAGGGCGAGCGCAAGAGCTACCTCAAGCGACTGAAGTCGCTGCAGGACGTGTTCGGCTATCTCAACGACGTGGCGATGGCCGAGATGCTGCTTGACCTGCCGCTGCCGGACGGCACTGCGGCCACGGACCTGGCCCAGGCTGCCGGCTTCGTCATCGGCTGGCACGAGGCGGAAGCCCGACACGCCTGGCAGCACGCCCAGGACTCCTGGGACGAGGCCAGCCGGGCCCCGAAATACTGGCGCTGA
- the phnG gene encoding phosphonate C-P lyase system protein PhnG: MPHQAPPPSASPDDSPDASTEARRRLMAALATATPDRLAAALAPFAPLPAHELVRAPETGLVMVRGRMGGTGAPFNLGEVTVTRCVVRLENGIAGSSYVMGRSKQKALHAALVDALWQSPDLTEAVEREILAPLASEAEAADATVRAETAATKVDFFTMVRGDD, translated from the coding sequence ATGCCGCACCAGGCCCCGCCCCCATCCGCATCCCCCGACGACTCCCCTGACGCCTCCACCGAGGCCCGCCGCCGCCTCATGGCCGCGCTCGCCACAGCAACGCCGGACCGGCTGGCTGCCGCGCTCGCCCCCTTTGCACCGCTGCCCGCCCACGAGCTGGTGCGCGCGCCGGAAACCGGCCTCGTGATGGTGCGCGGCCGCATGGGCGGAACCGGTGCCCCCTTCAACCTCGGCGAGGTCACCGTCACGCGCTGCGTCGTCCGGCTTGAGAACGGCATCGCCGGATCGTCCTATGTCATGGGCCGCTCGAAGCAGAAGGCCCTGCATGCCGCCCTCGTCGACGCCCTCTGGCAAAGCCCCGACCTGACCGAGGCGGTGGAACGCGAGATCCTCGCCCCGCTCGCGTCCGAAGCCGAGGCGGCGGACGCCACCGTCCGCGCCGAAACAGCCGCCACGAAGGTCGACTTCTTCACCATGGTTCGCGGAGACGACTGA
- a CDS encoding carbon-phosphorus lyase complex subunit PhnI: MYVAVKGGEKAIRNAHRLMATKRRGDRSVPGLTLDQIAGQLAIAVARVMGEGSLYDEGLAALAIKQARGDLIEAVFLLRAYRTTLPRFGYSEPVDTGAMLVERRISATFKDLPGGQLLGPTFDYTHRLLDFKLAADGELDTPLTAEVTETAMPRVTDLLSGEGLIEEDVPPVEDTAVGDLTREPLGFPAGRDLRLQNLARGDEGFLLALAYSTQRGYGRTHPFAGEIRYGAVEVEFFAEELGFAVPLGRIKVTECQMVNQFKGSAKVPPQFTRGYGLVFGQVERKAMSMAMVDRSLRCEELGEERTAPAQDEEFVLSHSDNVQATGFVEHLKLPHYVDFQAELDLVRRMRGEWFDRQAADQAAAHEAIGATTTDGSEKEAAE, translated from the coding sequence ATGTATGTTGCCGTCAAGGGTGGCGAGAAGGCCATCCGCAACGCCCATCGCCTCATGGCCACCAAGCGCCGGGGCGACCGGTCGGTTCCCGGCCTGACGCTGGACCAGATCGCCGGCCAGCTCGCCATTGCCGTGGCCCGTGTCATGGGCGAAGGCTCGCTCTACGATGAGGGTCTGGCAGCGCTGGCCATCAAGCAGGCGCGCGGCGACCTGATCGAGGCCGTGTTCCTGCTGCGCGCCTACCGCACCACGCTGCCGCGCTTCGGCTACAGCGAGCCGGTCGACACAGGCGCCATGCTGGTCGAACGCCGCATCTCGGCCACCTTCAAGGACCTGCCGGGCGGCCAGCTGCTCGGCCCCACGTTCGACTACACCCACCGTCTGCTCGACTTCAAGCTCGCCGCCGATGGTGAGCTGGACACGCCGCTCACGGCCGAGGTGACCGAGACCGCCATGCCGCGCGTCACGGATCTCCTCAGCGGTGAAGGCCTGATCGAGGAGGATGTGCCGCCGGTAGAGGACACTGCGGTGGGCGACCTGACGCGCGAACCGCTCGGCTTCCCGGCCGGTCGCGACCTGCGGCTGCAGAACCTTGCCCGGGGCGACGAGGGCTTCCTGCTGGCGCTGGCCTATTCCACCCAGCGCGGCTACGGCCGCACCCATCCCTTCGCCGGCGAGATCCGCTATGGCGCGGTGGAGGTGGAGTTCTTCGCCGAGGAACTGGGCTTTGCCGTGCCGCTCGGGCGCATCAAGGTGACCGAATGCCAGATGGTCAACCAGTTCAAGGGCTCGGCCAAGGTCCCGCCGCAGTTCACGCGCGGCTACGGCCTCGTCTTCGGCCAGGTCGAGCGCAAGGCCATGTCCATGGCCATGGTCGACCGGTCGCTGCGCTGCGAGGAGCTGGGCGAGGAACGCACCGCGCCGGCGCAGGACGAGGAATTCGTGCTGTCGCATTCGGACAACGTCCAGGCCACCGGTTTTGTCGAGCACCTGAAACTGCCGCACTACGTCGATTTCCAGGCCGAGCTGGATCTGGTTCGGCGCATGCGCGGCGAGTGGTTCGACCGGCAGGCCGCCGACCAGGCTGCGGCCCATGAGGCCATCGGCGCCACGACGACCGACGGAAGCGAGAAGGAGGCCGCGGAATGA
- a CDS encoding metallopeptidase family protein, whose protein sequence is MSDSVSLWSGLSAPDLATFEAIAAEAYAGLPDEFRALCRDLVIGIEDFPTDEMLDSVGLEDPFDLLGLFQGSGLPQTGGAVFTGQEPNRIWLFRRPILDYWAGYEESLGDVIAHVLVHEIGHHFGLSDEDMEAIEAAAD, encoded by the coding sequence GTGAGCGATTCCGTTTCCCTCTGGTCCGGCCTCAGCGCGCCGGATCTGGCCACCTTCGAGGCCATTGCCGCCGAGGCCTATGCCGGCCTGCCGGACGAGTTCCGTGCCCTCTGCCGTGATCTCGTGATCGGCATCGAGGATTTCCCCACGGACGAGATGCTGGACAGCGTCGGGCTCGAGGATCCCTTCGATCTGCTCGGACTGTTCCAGGGATCGGGCCTGCCGCAGACGGGCGGCGCGGTCTTCACAGGTCAGGAGCCCAACCGCATCTGGCTGTTCCGCCGGCCGATCCTCGACTACTGGGCCGGCTACGAGGAAAGCCTCGGCGACGTGATTGCCCATGTGCTCGTGCACGAGATCGGGCACCACTTCGGCCTGTCCGACGAGGACATGGAAGCAATCGAGGCCGCAGCGGACTGA